In the genome of Pseudomonas protegens, one region contains:
- a CDS encoding SMI1/KNR4 family protein, giving the protein MEEVIEQLREANEPVPVPLELPDEDLLVEIEEQLFINIPFVFKEFLLTVSDVVYGSLEPVTVTDPQSHTYLPEVAATAWDMGVPRELIPICQDGDDYYCVEEDGTVVLWSGEEELITEESWESVWHWARDVWLES; this is encoded by the coding sequence GTGGAAGAAGTCATCGAACAACTCCGAGAAGCCAACGAACCGGTACCCGTCCCCCTGGAACTGCCGGACGAAGACCTGCTGGTGGAAATTGAGGAACAGCTGTTCATCAATATCCCGTTCGTCTTCAAAGAGTTCCTGTTGACCGTCAGCGATGTGGTTTACGGCAGCCTGGAGCCGGTCACCGTCACCGACCCGCAATCCCACACCTACCTGCCGGAAGTGGCCGCCACCGCCTGGGACATGGGCGTGCCGCGGGAGCTGATCCCGATCTGCCAGGACGGCGACGACTACTACTGCGTCGAGGAAGACGGCACCGTGGTGCTGTGGTCCGGCGAAGAAGAGCTGATCACCGAAGAATCCTGGGAATCGGTGTGGCACTGGGCACGGGACGTCTGGCTGGAAAGCTGA
- a CDS encoding cation:proton antiporter, with translation MHAISFIQDLAVIMLVAGVVTILFHRLKQPVVLGYIVAGFLIGPHTPPFGLIHDEQTIKTLAELGVIFLMFCLGLEFSLRKLFKVGATAFIAAFLEIVLMIWIGYEIGRWFDWSTMDSLFLGAILAISSTTIIVKALNDLKMKNERFAQLIFGVLIVEDILGIGIIALLSSIAVSGTVSSGEVFSTVGKLSLFMIVALVVGILLVPRLLAYVARFDSNEMLLITVLGLCFGFCLLVVKLEYSMVLGAFLIGAIMAESRQLLKIERLIEPVRDLFSAIFFVAIGLMIDPQILLQYAWPIAVITVAVVLGKLFSCGMGAFIAGNDGRTSLRVGMGLSQIGEFSFIIAALGMTLQVTSDFLYPVAVAVSAITTLLTPYLIRAADPLSSKLAGVVPQRLSRVLGMYGEWLRSIQPQGEGALLASMIRKILLQVGVNLALVVAIFFAGGYFARRIGAYLEVWVSDPSWQKALIWGAALLLSLPFLIAAYRKLKALSMLLAEMGVKAEMAGRHTQRVRRVIAEVIPILSLLVIFLLLAALSSSILPTLELLVLIAVVAAAVAAVLWRWFIRVHTRMQVALIETFDHSKDNGGH, from the coding sequence ATGCATGCCATCAGCTTCATTCAGGACCTGGCCGTGATCATGTTGGTCGCAGGCGTGGTGACCATTCTCTTTCATCGACTCAAGCAACCGGTGGTGCTGGGCTACATCGTCGCCGGCTTCCTCATCGGCCCGCACACGCCGCCCTTCGGCCTGATCCACGACGAACAGACCATCAAGACCCTGGCCGAGCTGGGGGTGATCTTCCTGATGTTCTGCCTGGGGCTGGAATTCAGCCTGCGCAAGCTGTTCAAGGTGGGGGCCACGGCCTTTATCGCGGCCTTTCTGGAAATTGTCCTGATGATCTGGATCGGCTATGAGATCGGTCGCTGGTTCGATTGGAGCACCATGGATTCGCTGTTCCTCGGGGCGATCCTGGCCATCTCCTCCACCACCATCATCGTCAAGGCACTCAACGACCTGAAGATGAAGAACGAGCGCTTCGCCCAACTGATCTTCGGCGTGCTGATCGTCGAGGACATCCTTGGCATCGGCATCATCGCCTTGCTGTCGAGCATCGCGGTCAGCGGCACGGTGAGCTCCGGCGAGGTGTTTTCCACGGTCGGCAAGCTCTCGCTGTTCATGATCGTGGCCCTGGTGGTGGGCATTCTGCTGGTGCCGCGCCTCTTGGCCTACGTGGCCAGGTTCGACAGCAACGAGATGCTGCTGATCACCGTGCTGGGGCTGTGTTTCGGTTTCTGCCTGCTGGTGGTCAAGCTGGAGTACAGCATGGTCCTGGGGGCCTTCCTGATTGGCGCGATCATGGCCGAGTCCCGTCAGTTGCTGAAGATCGAGCGCTTGATCGAGCCGGTTCGCGATCTGTTCAGCGCGATCTTCTTCGTCGCCATCGGTCTGATGATCGATCCGCAGATCCTCCTGCAATACGCCTGGCCGATTGCGGTGATCACCGTGGCGGTGGTCCTGGGCAAGCTGTTTTCCTGCGGCATGGGTGCCTTTATCGCCGGCAACGACGGCCGAACTTCGTTGCGCGTGGGGATGGGCCTGTCACAGATTGGCGAGTTTTCTTTCATCATCGCCGCCCTGGGCATGACCTTGCAGGTCACCAGCGACTTTCTCTACCCGGTGGCGGTGGCGGTATCCGCCATTACCACCTTGCTCACGCCCTATCTGATCCGCGCGGCCGATCCTTTGTCGTCGAAGTTGGCGGGGGTTGTGCCCCAGCGCCTGAGCCGGGTGCTGGGGATGTATGGCGAGTGGCTGCGCAGCATCCAGCCCCAGGGTGAGGGCGCTTTGCTGGCATCGATGATCCGCAAGATCCTGCTGCAGGTGGGTGTGAATCTGGCGCTGGTGGTGGCGATCTTCTTTGCCGGCGGTTATTTCGCCAGGCGCATTGGCGCTTATCTGGAGGTCTGGGTCAGCGATCCGAGCTGGCAGAAGGCGCTGATCTGGGGCGCAGCCCTGCTGCTGTCACTGCCGTTCCTGATCGCCGCCTATCGCAAGCTCAAGGCGCTGTCGATGCTGCTGGCGGAAATGGGGGTCAAGGCGGAGATGGCCGGGCGCCATACCCAGCGGGTGCGGCGGGTGATCGCCGAAGTGATTCCGATCCTGTCGCTGCTGGTGATCTTTCTGCTGCTGGCGGCGCTGTCGTCGAGCATCCTGCCGACCCTGGAGTTGCTGGTGCTGATTGCGGTGGTGGCGGCGGCGGTGGCCGCGGTGTTGTGGCGCTGGTTCATCCGCGTGCACACGCGGATGCAGGTGGCGCTGATCGAAACCTTCGATCACAGCAAGGACAACGGCGGGCATTGA
- a CDS encoding acyl-CoA thioesterase, giving the protein MEPGNAQLSMTVLMTPDMANFSGNVHGGTLLKYLDEVAYACASRYAGRYVVTLSVDQVIFREPVHVGELVTFLASVNYTGNTSMEVGIKVVTENIRERSVRHTNSCFFTMVAVDDQRKPAQVPPLQPETADGKRRFIQAQQRRQIRQELEKRYQEIKADGP; this is encoded by the coding sequence ATGGAACCCGGAAACGCCCAGCTGTCGATGACGGTATTGATGACCCCTGACATGGCCAATTTCTCTGGCAATGTGCACGGCGGCACCCTGCTCAAATACCTCGATGAGGTCGCCTATGCCTGCGCCAGCCGTTATGCCGGTCGCTACGTGGTGACCTTGTCAGTGGACCAGGTAATCTTTCGCGAGCCGGTGCATGTCGGCGAACTGGTGACCTTCCTGGCCTCGGTCAACTACACCGGCAACACCTCCATGGAAGTGGGGATCAAGGTGGTGACCGAGAACATCCGCGAGCGCTCGGTGCGCCACACCAACAGCTGCTTCTTCACCATGGTGGCGGTGGACGACCAGCGCAAACCCGCCCAGGTGCCGCCCCTGCAGCCCGAAACCGCCGACGGCAAGCGGCGCTTTATCCAGGCCCAGCAGCGCCGGCAGATCCGCCAGGAACTGGAAAAGCGCTACCAGGAAATCAAGGCCGACGGTCCTTGA
- a CDS encoding EamA family transporter encodes MGSGFFSSWTFWALLSATFAALTAIFAKVGIENVNSDFATLLRTVVVLVSLALILYATGQYQSLGSISAKSYLFLLLSGLATGASWLCYFRALKLGPASLVAPVDKLSVVFVALIGVALLGEKLDLRQWGGIGLITAGVVLLALRR; translated from the coding sequence ATGGGTTCAGGCTTTTTTTCTTCGTGGACATTCTGGGCGCTGCTCTCGGCCACTTTCGCCGCTTTGACGGCTATCTTCGCCAAAGTCGGGATAGAAAACGTCAACTCGGATTTCGCCACCCTGCTGCGCACCGTGGTGGTACTGGTCAGCCTGGCCTTGATTTTGTACGCAACGGGCCAATATCAGTCCCTGGGATCGATTTCCGCCAAGAGCTATCTGTTCCTGCTGCTGTCCGGGCTGGCCACCGGGGCCTCCTGGCTGTGCTATTTCCGTGCCCTGAAACTTGGCCCGGCTTCCCTGGTAGCACCGGTGGACAAGCTCAGCGTGGTGTTCGTGGCCCTCATTGGCGTGGCCTTGCTGGGAGAGAAACTCGATCTGCGGCAATGGGGCGGAATCGGCCTGATCACCGCCGGCGTCGTGCTGCTGGCACTGCGTCGCTGA
- a CDS encoding Tim44 domain-containing protein: MKRFLSIAMALCIGLTMSLDANAKRFGGGKSAGAAPTHQTRQAAPATPGAPAAAATAGAAGAAGAAAKAGGASRWLGPLAGIAAGGLLASMFMGGGFQGMQIFDILIMAVIAFVIFRFIAARRRKQQEQFAPAGHAPMQREAFEPQQPAGGSIFGGSAAPAARPVINAPAWFNEERFIEAARNHFQSLQQHWDANEMDKIAEFVTPQMLQFLKQERADLGDGFQSTYIDNLQVQLEGVDDRADKTIATLTFSGVSKTSRFDQGEVFSESWNMERAQGDNQPWLVAGIRQNG; encoded by the coding sequence ATGAAACGTTTTCTTAGCATCGCCATGGCGCTGTGCATCGGCCTGACGATGAGCCTCGACGCCAACGCCAAGCGCTTCGGTGGCGGCAAAAGCGCCGGCGCTGCCCCAACCCACCAGACTCGCCAGGCGGCCCCGGCCACTCCGGGCGCGCCTGCCGCTGCCGCCACCGCTGGCGCAGCCGGTGCTGCAGGTGCCGCGGCCAAGGCCGGTGGCGCTTCGCGCTGGCTCGGCCCTCTGGCCGGCATCGCCGCCGGTGGTCTGCTGGCCTCCATGTTCATGGGCGGCGGCTTCCAGGGCATGCAGATCTTCGACATCCTGATCATGGCGGTCATCGCCTTTGTGATCTTCCGCTTCATCGCCGCACGCCGTCGCAAGCAGCAGGAGCAGTTCGCTCCAGCCGGCCACGCGCCCATGCAGCGCGAGGCGTTCGAACCTCAGCAACCCGCTGGCGGCTCGATCTTCGGTGGCTCGGCAGCACCTGCCGCACGTCCTGTGATCAACGCTCCGGCCTGGTTCAACGAAGAGCGCTTCATTGAAGCGGCGCGCAACCACTTCCAGTCCCTGCAGCAACACTGGGACGCCAATGAAATGGACAAGATCGCCGAGTTCGTGACACCGCAGATGCTGCAGTTCCTCAAGCAGGAACGTGCCGATCTGGGCGACGGCTTCCAGTCGACCTACATCGACAACCTGCAAGTGCAACTGGAAGGCGTGGATGACCGTGCCGACAAGACCATCGCCACCCTGACCTTCAGCGGTGTGTCGAAGACCTCGCGCTTCGACCAGGGCGAAGTGTTCAGCGAAAGCTGGAACATGGAACGCGCCCAGGGCGACAACCAGCCATGGCTGGTGGCAGGTATCCGCCAGAACGGTTGA